A genomic window from Haliaeetus albicilla chromosome 10, bHalAlb1.1, whole genome shotgun sequence includes:
- the SERPIND1 gene encoding heparin cofactor 2, protein MKFLFHLLALALIITSTFCGVKDFTEHFESLKDAQPHENETYDMPNLPPEFHRENTITNDLIPEEEEEEDYLDLDKILGEDDYSDIIDAGPYMISEIQQGNILELFQGKTRIQRLNILNANFGFNLYRSVADKANSSDNILMAPVGISTAMAMISLGLKGQTQQEVLSVLGFQDFVNASTKYELMTVHNLFRKLTHRLFRRNFGYTLRSVNDLYIQKDFSILNDFRNNMKTYYFADAQPADFSDPNFITKTNERILKLTKGLIKEALVNVNPTTLMMILNCLYFKGTWENKFPVEMTTKRSFRLNEKQTIKVPMMQTKGNFLAAADPELDCSAIQLPFVGNISMLIVLPHKLSGMKALEKQITPHVVEKWQKSMTNRTREVVLPKFKLEKSYNLIGYLRSMGIEELFNEKGDYSGISDEKVTIDRFNHQGTITVNEEGTEAGAITNVGFMPLSTQIRFIVDRPFLFLIYEHRTSCLLFMGRVVNPAKS, encoded by the exons ATGAAGTTCCTATTTCATTTGCTTGCCCTTGCTCTCATCATAACCTCCACATTTTGTGGAGTCAAGGACTTCACTGAGCATTTTGAAAGCCTTAAAGACGCACAGCCACATGAAAATGAGACCTATGATATGCCAAACTTACCACCAGAGTTCCACAGAGAAAACACTATCACTAATGACTTGATTcctgaagaggaggaggaagaggactATCTAGATCTCGACAAGATACTGGGTGAAGATGACTACAGTGATATTATTGATGCTGGCCCATACATGATTTCTGAAATTCAGCAAGGAAATATTCTTGAACTATTCCAAGGCAAAACCAGAATCCAGCGCCTCAATATCCTCAATGCAAACTTTGGCTTCAACCTTTACCGCAGTGTGGCAGACAAAGCCAACTCTTCAGATAACATTCTCATGGCTCCTGTTGGCATTTCCACTGCAATGGCTATGATTTCTCTGGGTCTAAAGGGTCAAACTCAGCAGGAAGTATTATCTGTTCTTGGCTTTCAAGACTTCGTTAACGCCAGCACCAAATATGAGCTCATGACTGTTCATAATCTCTTCCGCAAACTCACTCATCGGCTATTCAGGCGCAATTTTGGTTATACACTGAGGTCTGTCAATGATCTTTACATTCAGAAGGACTTTTCTATTCTGAATGATTTCAGAAACAATATGAAGACATACTACTTTGCTGATGCCCAACCAGCCGATTTTTCAGATCCCAACTTCATAACTAAAACCAATGAACGCATCTTGAAGCTGACCAAAGGATTAATAAAGGAAGCTCTTGTGAATGTAAACCCTACAACGCTAATGATGATTCTTAACTGTCTTTACTTTAAAG GAACTTGGGAGAATAAGTTTCCAGTGGAAATGACCACAAAGAGAAGTTTCCGACTGAATGAGAAGCAAACAATAAAGGTTCCTATGATGCAGACTAAAGGGAACTTCCTAGCTGCTGCAGACCCTGAGCTAGACTGCAGTGCGATCCAGCTCCCGTTCGTGGGGAACATCAGCATGCTGATTGTACTTCCACACAAACTCTCTGGCATGAAAGCCCTAGAAAAGCAGATAACACCTCACGTGGTGGAAAAATGGCAGAAGAGCATGACAAACAG aaCAAGAGAAGTGGTTCTGCCTAAATTTAAGCTGGAGAAGAGTTATAACTTGATTGGTTATCTGAGATCCATGGGAATAGAAGAACTATTCAATGAAAAAGGCGACTACTCTGGTATATCAGATGAGAAAGTCACCATTGACAGG TTCAATCATCAAGGCACGATAACTGTGAATGAGGAAGGCACAGAGGCTGGAGCAATAACCAACGTTGGGTTCATGCCTCTTTCTACTCAGATTCGCTTTATTGTCGACCGCCCCTTTTTGTTTCTGATCTATGAACATCGTACCAGTTGCCTCCTGTTCATGGGTAGAGTTGTCAACCCAGCCAAGTCTTAA